A genomic stretch from Sphingomonas sp. HDW15A includes:
- a CDS encoding S41 family peptidase produces MMMLSRRQTIAGGGATLLASHAGLRAGPGAGEIADDIAIARRALALHPGLYRYQSPRQVEQRLQHLQRDFAAARSLDERFLLLSAFTALVRCGHTHCNPYNQKKATTSALFERPTRLPFAFDWIDGRMAVVADRSGTGKLPRGTEILSIGGESAPRLLKRLLPYARADGSNDAKRVKQMAMLGTDKIETFDIFQSLLRPPVGGAFRLRFRTPDGRVSDGRFAALTSAQRLAARTTIDTNGATEPFWTWAMADGIATLTMPSWVMYNSKWDWQAWLGDRLDSLTSAKGLIIDLRANEGGNDCGDVILARLAGRDLDFAGYRELVRYRRTPKDLDPYLDTWDDSFRTIGEKAVDAGDGFFELGKEGSDTIRAVGPRLSLPVAALVGPTCSSATFAFARRAQESGLVRLFGEPTGGNLRGINGGAYFFVRLPGSGLEFDLPIKGYYPLRPQPDRGVLPNVLVRSSLADIDMGRDRVIATARAWIASA; encoded by the coding sequence ATGATGATGTTGTCGCGACGCCAGACAATCGCCGGAGGCGGGGCTACACTGCTGGCCAGCCACGCCGGTCTTCGCGCCGGTCCCGGCGCAGGCGAAATCGCCGACGATATTGCCATCGCCCGCCGCGCTTTGGCCCTGCACCCCGGCCTCTACCGCTATCAGAGCCCGCGACAGGTCGAGCAACGCCTGCAGCACCTGCAGCGCGACTTCGCGGCGGCACGCAGCCTCGACGAGCGCTTCCTCCTGCTTTCGGCCTTCACGGCGCTGGTTCGATGCGGGCATACGCATTGCAATCCATACAATCAGAAGAAGGCGACAACCTCGGCCTTGTTCGAGCGGCCGACGCGCCTGCCATTCGCCTTCGACTGGATCGACGGACGGATGGCCGTGGTCGCCGACCGCAGCGGCACTGGCAAGCTGCCGCGCGGAACCGAAATCCTCAGCATCGGCGGCGAGTCCGCGCCGCGCCTTCTGAAGCGGCTGCTGCCCTATGCCCGCGCCGACGGCTCAAACGACGCCAAGCGAGTCAAGCAGATGGCGATGCTCGGCACCGACAAGATCGAGACGTTCGACATCTTCCAAAGCCTGCTTCGCCCGCCGGTCGGCGGCGCCTTCCGATTGCGCTTTCGAACGCCGGACGGAAGGGTATCGGATGGTCGGTTTGCGGCACTTACATCCGCGCAGCGGCTGGCGGCACGAACCACGATAGACACCAATGGCGCTACCGAGCCCTTCTGGACGTGGGCGATGGCTGACGGCATCGCCACTCTGACCATGCCAAGCTGGGTGATGTACAACAGCAAGTGGGACTGGCAGGCGTGGCTCGGCGATCGGCTCGACAGTCTTACGAGCGCCAAGGGCCTGATCATCGATCTTCGCGCCAACGAAGGCGGCAACGATTGCGGCGACGTCATCCTCGCTCGGCTGGCGGGTCGCGATCTGGACTTTGCGGGCTATCGCGAACTGGTCCGCTACCGCCGCACCCCAAAGGACCTCGACCCTTATCTCGATACGTGGGACGACAGCTTTCGAACGATCGGCGAGAAAGCGGTCGACGCCGGCGACGGCTTTTTCGAGCTGGGCAAGGAGGGGAGCGACACCATAAGGGCGGTCGGACCGCGTCTCAGCCTGCCGGTCGCCGCGCTGGTCGGCCCGACCTGCAGCTCGGCCACTTTCGCATTCGCCCGGCGGGCGCAGGAATCCGGACTTGTGCGGCTGTTCGGCGAGCCCACCGGCGGGAACCTTAGGGGCATCAACGGCGGCGCCTATTTCTTTGTCCGGCTGCCCGGCAGCGGGCTTGAGTTCGACCTGCCGATCAAGGGCTATTACCCGTTGCGCCCGCAACCCGATCGCGGCGTGCTGCCCAATGTCCTTGTGCGGTCGTCGCTAGCCGACATCGACATGGGGCGAGACCGCGTCATTGCCACGGCCCGCGCGTGGATAGCGAGCGCCTAA
- a CDS encoding Rid family hydrolase, whose product MISTTLLVLAAVVQTSQGARQQANVVMPENARQRQFQEQFGYADAVVSNGIAYLSGVPVYLAPGETDTDKAFTRAFEALGKILARAGASWDDVVEVRSVHTDVNAQIDAMVKVKNRYMKGKPPAWTAVGTNGLLQPGGIAEITLVAHVPEKPKK is encoded by the coding sequence ATGATCTCGACGACGCTTCTCGTGCTCGCCGCCGTAGTTCAAACTTCGCAAGGCGCGCGCCAGCAGGCCAATGTCGTCATGCCGGAGAATGCACGGCAGCGGCAGTTCCAAGAGCAATTTGGCTATGCGGACGCGGTCGTCAGCAACGGCATCGCCTATCTTTCGGGCGTCCCCGTCTATCTCGCGCCCGGCGAGACGGATACAGACAAGGCCTTCACACGTGCATTCGAGGCCCTCGGCAAAATCCTCGCCCGCGCCGGCGCGAGCTGGGACGACGTAGTCGAGGTTCGCAGCGTCCACACCGACGTGAATGCCCAGATCGACGCCATGGTGAAGGTGAAGAACCGCTACATGAAGGGCAAGCCGCCGGCGTGGACGGCGGTCGGCACAAATGGCCTCCTTCAGCCCGGCGGGATCGCCGAGATCACGCTTGTCGCCCACGTGCCGGAGAAGCCCAAGAAATGA